Genomic segment of Rhodocaloribacter litoris:
ACAGGATCGGAAGCATGATACACAGCTTAAACACAGGGGGGGCGCTGGCGGGCGGAATCGCGCTGGTGCTGCTGGTGGTCTGGCCGGGAAGCGGGTGCACCCCGCCGGCGCCCGGCGAAGGGTTCGATCCCGCTGCCGAGACGCGGGCCGTCCGGGACGTCCTGCTGCGGCAGGTCGCCGCCTGGAACGAAGGCGACGTCGAGGGCTTCATGGACGGCTATGCCCGCACCGACTCGCTCCGCTTTGCCTCGGGCGGCTCGGTGCGCCGGGGATGGCAGGCCACGCTCGAGCGCTACCGCGCCGCCTACCCGGGGCGCGACGCCATGGGCACCCTGTCCTTCGACAGCCTGGAGGTGCACGTGCTCTCTCCCCGCTGGGCCACCGTCTTCGGGCGCTGGCACCTCCGGCGCAGCGGGGGCTTCGAGGACGCCGGCGGCCTCTTCACCCTGATCCTCGAAAAGCGACCCGAGGGCTGGCGCGTCCTCTACGACCATACCTCGTCCGGGTCGTAATCCGCTACCACCCCCATCTGACCTGACAGCCTCATGCTGGAAAACAGGCTCATCGTCGTCACCGGCGCCGGCGGCCGCCTGGGCCGGCGCATGGTACAGGACTTTGCCCGGCACGGGGCCACCGTGGCCGCCGTGCTGCGGCGTGAGGCGGCGGCGCCGTCCGTGCCGCAGGAGGACGGCGTCCACCTCTTCTTTGCCGATGCGACCGAGGAGGCAGCCGTCGAGGAGGTGTTCGGGGCGATTGCCCGGCAATGCGGCCCGCCGGATGCCCTCGTCCACACCGTCGGCGGCTGGGAAGCCCGGCCGTTTCTGGAGACGACGGCGGCGCAGTGGGACGCCATGCTGCGCGTCAACCTGACGTCGGCGTTCCTGTGCTTCCGGGCGGCGGCCCGTGTGATGCAGGCCGGCGGGCGCGGCGGACGGCTCATCGGCATCGCCGCCGGGCAGGGCGCCGACCGGGGCGCGGCCGAGCAGGCCGCCTATTCCGCCGCCAAGGCCGGCGTCATCCGCCTCGTCGAAGCCGTCGCGGCCGAGTTTGCGGGTACGGGCCTCACCGCCCACGCCATCGCCCCGTCGATGATCCTGTACGACGAGGACGGCGACAAGGGCGTCCGCGCCGCCGACCTGGTGGCCCTCTGCCGCTACCTGTGCACGGACGCGGGCGCGGCGCTCAACGGTGCCACGCTCCGGGCCTACGGGTGAGGGTGCGTGGTCTCGGGCCGGTCTGGTTTTCCCGCGTCGAGCGTACCTGTTTTTATGGCACTTCCTGTTGCGCGTTGCAAAAGGAAAGGGTAGCATATGGAGGCGGTCATTGGTGTGGATGGTTTAGCTATCGTCCGATACGATGGCCAGACATCTTGGAGTCCATACCGACCCTGTAGCCGCGGGCTTTGGCCTGGCGATGGCCGATGGGGTACCCCCGTGAAGGGTGCGACTATCTGTCTGTCCATTCGAGAGGAAGCCTTCCATAGCTATGCTATCAGGAGGCGTTATGTAGGATAAGACGATCGCGCCCCCACCGGCGGCAACCGCCAACGCTTCCAGTCGTTCTATGACGGGATGTGCCCTAAAACCAAACGTAATAACAGTATGAGCCGGGACTATAATGTCGTCATCGAGCGCGACAGTGAAGGATACTATGTTGCCTCTGTACCGAGTCTGCCGGGCTGCCATACGCAGGCGAAATCGCTGGACGTGCTCATGGAGCGCATTCGAGAGGCAATCGAACTCTGCCTGGAGATGGAGCAAGACGAAGAGGAGGAGCTGGACTTTGTGGGCGTGCAGAAGGTACGCGTAGCGACATGACGAAGCTACCGAGCCTCACGGGCAAAATGATCATAAAGGCTTTGGGGAAGGCTGGCTTCAAGGTGGTGCGTGTGAAAGGGAGCCACCATTTTCTGCGCCATGAAGACGGGCGGACTACGGTGGTGCCAGTTCATGCGGGAGAGACGATCGGCCCGGGCTTGCTGTCGAAGATCTTGCGCGACTGTGAAATGACGCGGGCCGGGTTTCAGGCCTTGCTGTAGGCCCATGAAGATGAGGTGTTTCGGGGGGAAGGCTTGTTCCTCCAAGGAGAGCCGGTTTTATCCTGCCGGGCAGGGCGCCGACCTGGTGGCCCTCTGCCGCTACCTGTGCACGGGCGCGGGCGCGGCGGTGGGCGGCGCCACGCTCCGGGCCTACGGGTGAGTCACCCCAGCGGGTCGCGCACGTCCACGTAGCCTTCGTGCCACGTCGAGGTGATCGGCAGGCCGCGTTCGATGACGTGGGAGCAGAACATCGCCTTCGGCACGACGCACTCCGGTGGGGCGGCGCCGCTGCCGGGGACCTCGCCGGCCGCGAGCATGTGGGCCACGGTGGCCGTCGGGATGCTGGTGCAACGCTTCATGGCCGTCATGTGGGTCGCCTCGTCGTAGCGGTCGATCATCTCGTAGACGAGCGAGGCCTCTTTGCCCTCGAGCAGGCCGTGGATGACCACCCGCAGGAGGACGGCGTCGCGGTGCTCGCCCCCGAGGCGCTCGGTCATGCGGCGGATGAGCACGTCGCGGTAGGTCAGGTGGGTGCGCACGTCGATGAGGCGCTCTTCGGCGAAGCCCAGGCCCAGGACGAACGCCATCTGGCTGGCGTGGCCCGGCCGGCGGATCGTCTTGTGGTCGAGCGTCCGGACCCGCCCGGCCAGTTCCTCGGCGAGCATGGAGAGGCTGCCGGCGGTGCAGAAGGCCTCCATCTCGTCGAACGTATCGAAGCGGATCGTCTCCAGGCGGGTCAGCGGGGCACACCGGACCACCTGCCCGTCCTCGATCAGGTGCACGTCGTTCGTGTAGTCGTCGATCACCTTGTGGGCCGACCACGAGATGCGAAAGTTGAAGGGCGGCTCCGGCTCCAGCGGCACGTCGCCCACGCGCAGGTGGGCGGCCTCGACCTCGTCGAACTGGCCGATCCCGAGCAGGCACAGGATGTTGACCAGGCCGGGGGCCAGCCCGCAGTTGGGCACCACCCACACCCCTTTTTCCCGGGCGGCTGCGTCGAGGGCCAGCTCCTGCCGGACGATCTCGTCGTTGCCGCCGAGGTCGCAGAAGTGGGCGCCCAGCTCGATGCTCATCTCGGCCAGTACGGGGTTGGCCTGGGGGGCCGCACAGCCGATGATGCAGGCGCTCCCCTCGGCGATGGGCGCCAGCACGTTCAGGTCGCGGGCATCCACCTGGAACGAGCGCAGCCGGGGATCCTGCACCATCTCGTGGAGCTGGCGGAGGGCGCGTGCACGTGCGTCGCACACCTGCACCTGCGTCACCGTCTCGTGCTGGACGAGCTCGTGGGCGATGGCGGACCCGATGGAGCCCGCCCCGATGATGGTGATTTTCATACGGCTTGCTCTGGCCTGGTCCTCGATGCGCCCGCCAAGATACGCATCGCCCCGGAGGAGAAAATGAGGCGAACGGGAAGAATTGCAAAATGAAAGGGCTTCCGGGTCTGCCAGCTACCGGGACAACGGTCTACAAACTATCCCCGCCGTGCGATCGGGCCGGCGGTGTCACGGGGCCGGCGGGGGCGGGCGCTCGGGCAGGCGGTCGAGGTTGAGCCAGGCCCGGGCCCCGGCGAGGTCGCGAAACAGGCGTCTCCCGCCCCGACGTCGCCATCAACGCCTTGAAAGCCTTCGCCATGGCAAGGTCTATTTCGCGCCATCCGACCAGGGCACACCGGCCGAAGCCGATCACGCTGCGGGCCTCCTTTTCCATCGAGGCCACGTCGTGCAGGGTGTCCCAGTCGAGGTCGAGTGTTTCGATGTACAGCCCGTTCCACAGCTCATGGAAGCCCGGCGTCCATGCCGGGTCGTCATAGAGTTGCATGTTCGCATGGATGATGTCTTCGCCGGTCACGTCGCCGTAGAGCCAGACGAAGCCGGTCCGCAGGGCGGGATCTACGAGGGTCTGGTACGGCATGAAGGGCTGGACGGCAGGTGGCGGTGAAGGGCAATCGGGGGAACGCCGGGGAGGGGCAGGGGATCACGCCGAAAATACGGCATAGCCGGGGCGGGGTCCAGGGCGAGGGTCTCTCCCGGTACCTGGTCCTACTTGCGTCATCGCAATTCGCCGGAAACCCACACCCGCGCCAGAACCCGGACGGAGGCAGGCGGCTATACGTCCCTCTGGTTCTCCCCACCGTGTAGCCGGCGAAGACGATGAGCGATCAGAAAATCATCTTCTCCATGCGGGGCGTGGGCAAACGCTACCGCTCCACGAACAAGCAGGTCCTCAAAGACATCTACCTGTCGTTCTTCTACGGGGCCAAGATCGGCGTGCTGGGCCTCAACGGGGCCGGCAAGAGCACCCTGCTGCGCATCATCGCCGGGCTCGACACCGACTACGAGGGCACCATCGACGTGCAGAAGGGCATCCGGTTCGGCTACCTGCCGCAGGAGCCGGAGCTGGACCCGACGAAGACGGTGCGGGAGATCGTGGAGGAGGGGGCCCGCGAAGCCGTCGAGCTGCTCCGGCAGTACGAGGCCGTCAGCGCCCGCTTCGCCGAGCCGGACGCCGACTTCGACGCGCTCATGGCCGAACAGACCCGCCTGCAGGAACG
This window contains:
- a CDS encoding YybH family protein — its product is MIHSLNTGGALAGGIALVLLVVWPGSGCTPPAPGEGFDPAAETRAVRDVLLRQVAAWNEGDVEGFMDGYARTDSLRFASGGSVRRGWQATLERYRAAYPGRDAMGTLSFDSLEVHVLSPRWATVFGRWHLRRSGGFEDAGGLFTLILEKRPEGWRVLYDHTSSGS
- a CDS encoding SDR family NAD(P)-dependent oxidoreductase, coding for MLENRLIVVTGAGGRLGRRMVQDFARHGATVAAVLRREAAAPSVPQEDGVHLFFADATEEAAVEEVFGAIARQCGPPDALVHTVGGWEARPFLETTAAQWDAMLRVNLTSAFLCFRAAARVMQAGGRGGRLIGIAAGQGADRGAAEQAAYSAAKAGVIRLVEAVAAEFAGTGLTAHAIAPSMILYDEDGDKGVRAADLVALCRYLCTDAGAALNGATLRAYG
- a CDS encoding type II toxin-antitoxin system HicB family antitoxin → MSRDYNVVIERDSEGYYVASVPSLPGCHTQAKSLDVLMERIREAIELCLEMEQDEEEELDFVGVQKVRVAT
- a CDS encoding type II toxin-antitoxin system HicA family toxin, which produces MTKLPSLTGKMIIKALGKAGFKVVRVKGSHHFLRHEDGRTTVVPVHAGETIGPGLLSKILRDCEMTRAGFQALL
- a CDS encoding saccharopine dehydrogenase family protein; amino-acid sequence: MKITIIGAGSIGSAIAHELVQHETVTQVQVCDARARALRQLHEMVQDPRLRSFQVDARDLNVLAPIAEGSACIIGCAAPQANPVLAEMSIELGAHFCDLGGNDEIVRQELALDAAAREKGVWVVPNCGLAPGLVNILCLLGIGQFDEVEAAHLRVGDVPLEPEPPFNFRISWSAHKVIDDYTNDVHLIEDGQVVRCAPLTRLETIRFDTFDEMEAFCTAGSLSMLAEELAGRVRTLDHKTIRRPGHASQMAFVLGLGFAEERLIDVRTHLTYRDVLIRRMTERLGGEHRDAVLLRVVIHGLLEGKEASLVYEMIDRYDEATHMTAMKRCTSIPTATVAHMLAAGEVPGSGAAPPECVVPKAMFCSHVIERGLPITSTWHEGYVDVRDPLG